A DNA window from Mycobacterium sp. IDR2000157661 contains the following coding sequences:
- the hpf gene encoding ribosome hibernation-promoting factor, HPF/YfiA family, translating to MDSGPNMVVEDDTPEPRPRAEVAVTGRNVEIPDHFRVYVAEKLSRLERFDRTIYLFDVELDHERNRRQRKNCQHVEITARGRGPVVRGEGCADSFYAAFESAVNKLESRLRRSKDRRKIHYGDKTPVSLAEATAIGPLPEALDTQTQPEADGAPLDDHVPGRIVRTKEHPATPMTVDDALSQMELVGHDFFLFHDKETDKPSVVYRRHAYDYGLIRLA from the coding sequence GTGGACTCCGGCCCCAACATGGTGGTCGAGGACGACACCCCCGAGCCCCGCCCGCGAGCCGAGGTGGCGGTCACGGGTCGCAACGTCGAGATCCCCGACCACTTCCGCGTCTATGTCGCAGAGAAACTGTCACGCCTGGAACGCTTTGACCGCACGATCTACCTGTTCGACGTCGAACTCGACCACGAGCGCAACCGTCGGCAGCGCAAGAACTGCCAGCACGTCGAGATCACTGCGCGCGGTCGCGGCCCGGTGGTCCGCGGCGAAGGCTGCGCCGACAGCTTCTACGCCGCCTTCGAATCAGCCGTGAACAAACTGGAGAGCCGCCTGCGTCGCAGCAAGGACCGGCGCAAGATCCACTACGGCGACAAGACGCCCGTTTCCCTCGCCGAGGCCACCGCGATCGGCCCGCTGCCCGAAGCGCTTGATACGCAGACCCAACCCGAGGCGGACGGCGCGCCGCTCGACGACCACGTGCCCGGCCGGATCGTGCGCACAAAGGAACACCCGGCCACGCCGATGACCGTCGACGATGCGCTGTCGCAGATGGAGCTGGTCGGACACGACTTCTTCCTGTTTCACGACAAGGAGACCGACAAGCCGTCGGTGGTGTACCGCAGGCACGCCTACGACTACGGCCTGATTCGGCTCGCCTGA
- a CDS encoding ComF family protein has product MLDLVLPLQCGGCGAPATRWCDRCAAELAVRSDEPHLVTPRLDPGVPVFSLGRYAGARRQAVVAIKEHGRHDLLAPLAGALRTGLLHLLTWGIVDVPLTVVPAPTRRWAARRRGGDPVTRLARAASAGLPALTVVTALRTRALAVDSVGLSSSDRQRNIAGRVAVVRGVAGEVLLVDDIVTTGATAAESVRMLRRGGARVVAVLALANA; this is encoded by the coding sequence ATGCTCGACCTGGTCCTTCCGCTGCAATGCGGAGGCTGCGGCGCTCCGGCGACGCGGTGGTGTGACCGCTGCGCCGCGGAACTCGCCGTGCGCTCCGACGAGCCGCACCTGGTCACCCCGCGGCTGGACCCGGGTGTCCCGGTGTTCTCACTCGGCCGCTATGCCGGTGCCCGGCGGCAAGCGGTCGTCGCGATCAAGGAGCACGGCCGCCACGACCTGCTCGCTCCGCTCGCCGGCGCGCTGCGGACCGGGCTTCTGCACCTGCTCACCTGGGGCATCGTCGATGTACCGCTGACCGTGGTCCCGGCGCCGACCCGGCGTTGGGCGGCCCGGCGGCGCGGCGGTGACCCGGTCACCCGGCTGGCCCGGGCGGCCAGTGCCGGTCTGCCCGCGCTCACCGTCGTCACCGCCCTACGGACGCGCGCGCTGGCGGTCGACTCGGTCGGGTTGTCCAGCTCGGACCGGCAGCGCAACATCGCGGGCCGGGTCGCCGTCGTGCGGGGCGTCGCGGGGGAGGTGCTTCTGGTCGACGACATCGTCACCACAGGCGCCACCGCCGCCGAATCGGTACGCATGCTGCGTCGCGGCGGCGCCCGGGTGGTCGCCGTGCTGGCGCTGGCGAACGCGTGA
- a CDS encoding DUF2252 domain-containing protein yields MQNERESQIVQHLREAFSDLMEADADAFRTKFRKMAADPFAFYRGSACVFYADVAKSEDRWADERTSRVWIQGDLHAENFGTYMDGAGVLIFDVNDFDEAYVGHFTWDLKRFAASVALMCWQKALSDEEIRALIATFGHAYVEQVRRFTEVDDDSSFSLNLDTARGAVLSALQSARLSTRAQMLDRMTSITEWDRRFRDKAGVRRLGDDERAKVSDAFEKYLETIPQTKRFRGIAYEIKDVIGKSGLGIGSAGLPAYTLLIEGFNQALDNDVVLSMKQGNVAAPSRVVDDPKVRKYFTHHGHRTAVSQRALQAHADPLLGFTDIDGVGFVVSELSPYDADLEWDELTEPTELAEVIEQLGQAVAKVHCVGDSDSDQSLVKFQTEDAIVAAIGRHVDEFVDDIVSFGLDYASTVRDDHRHFVEAFREGRIPGVSST; encoded by the coding sequence ATGCAGAACGAGCGCGAGTCACAGATCGTCCAGCACCTTCGGGAGGCGTTCTCCGATCTGATGGAGGCCGACGCCGACGCCTTCCGCACCAAGTTCCGAAAAATGGCGGCCGACCCGTTCGCCTTCTACCGCGGCAGCGCATGCGTGTTCTATGCCGACGTCGCGAAGTCGGAGGACCGATGGGCGGACGAGCGCACGTCGCGCGTGTGGATCCAGGGCGACCTGCACGCCGAGAACTTCGGCACATACATGGACGGCGCGGGGGTGCTCATCTTCGACGTGAACGACTTCGACGAAGCCTACGTCGGCCACTTCACCTGGGATCTGAAGCGGTTCGCGGCGAGTGTGGCGCTGATGTGCTGGCAGAAGGCGCTCTCCGACGAGGAGATCCGTGCGCTGATCGCGACGTTCGGGCACGCCTACGTCGAGCAGGTGCGGCGTTTCACCGAGGTCGACGACGACTCGAGCTTCTCGCTGAACCTGGACACCGCGCGCGGCGCGGTGCTCTCGGCTCTGCAGTCCGCGAGGCTGTCGACCCGCGCTCAGATGCTGGACCGCATGACAAGTATCACCGAATGGGATCGACGCTTCCGGGACAAGGCGGGCGTACGCCGACTGGGCGACGACGAACGAGCCAAGGTCAGCGACGCGTTCGAGAAATACCTGGAGACGATTCCGCAGACCAAGCGCTTTCGCGGCATCGCCTACGAGATCAAGGACGTCATCGGCAAGTCGGGTCTGGGCATCGGCAGCGCGGGACTGCCCGCCTATACGCTGCTGATCGAGGGCTTCAACCAGGCGCTCGACAACGACGTGGTGCTGTCGATGAAGCAGGGCAACGTGGCCGCACCCAGCCGCGTCGTCGATGACCCCAAGGTGCGGAAGTATTTCACCCATCACGGGCATCGCACCGCGGTTTCGCAACGCGCGCTGCAGGCGCATGCCGATCCCCTGCTCGGCTTCACCGACATCGACGGTGTCGGCTTCGTGGTCAGCGAACTCTCGCCCTACGACGCCGACCTCGAATGGGATGAGCTGACCGAGCCGACTGAGCTCGCCGAGGTCATCGAGCAGCTCGGGCAGGCGGTGGCAAAGGTGCACTGTGTGGGCGACTCCGACAGCGACCAGTCCCTGGTGAAGTTCCAGACCGAGGACGCCATCGTCGCGGCCATCGGCCGGCACGTCGACGAGTTCGTCGACGACATCGTGTCGTTCGGGCTGGATTACGCGTCGACAGTCCGCGACGACCACCGCCATTTCGTCGAGGCGTTTCGCGAGGGCCGCATCCCGGGGGTCAGCTCGACCTAG
- a CDS encoding Rieske (2Fe-2S) protein: MQRKQFLLGAGAGLLASALAACTTYGRKPQEAEPAPATGDATPAVDVLAKTADVPVGGGVIVDETVVTQPTAGDFQGFSSTCTHAGCTLNEVADGTINCPCHGSRFNLDGTVANGPATRPLTAKSIRVQGDSIVSG; encoded by the coding sequence ATGCAACGCAAGCAATTTCTCCTCGGTGCCGGCGCCGGGCTGCTGGCCTCCGCACTGGCGGCCTGCACCACCTATGGCAGGAAGCCGCAGGAGGCGGAGCCCGCCCCGGCGACCGGCGACGCCACACCGGCAGTCGATGTGCTCGCCAAGACCGCCGACGTTCCGGTGGGTGGCGGCGTCATCGTCGACGAGACCGTGGTGACACAGCCGACGGCCGGTGACTTTCAGGGCTTCTCGTCTACGTGCACACACGCCGGGTGCACCCTCAACGAGGTGGCCGACGGCACCATCAACTGTCCGTGTCACGGCAGCAGGTTCAACCTCGACGGTACGGTGGCCAACGGTCCGGCGACCAGGCCCCTCACGGCGAAATCGATCCGCGTGCAGGGTGATTCGATAGTGTCGGGCTGA
- a CDS encoding DUF6529 family protein — MSEPTAALRTTQRTTGPAALVAVMLGALVAVGLGVFGKVHEPQFFSINLTGFSSGTAVKSWLATLAVLLALCQLGSAFVMYRLTPGGRAPAWIGTAHVWSGRLAVLVTVPVAVHCLYALGFAETDSRVLFHSLFGCFFYGAFVTKMILLTRNGLRGWVIPIAGGLVFFGLVYVWLTSALWFFQTSGMTF, encoded by the coding sequence ATGTCTGAGCCCACCGCGGCGCTGCGAACAACCCAGCGCACCACCGGCCCCGCAGCGCTGGTCGCCGTGATGCTCGGTGCGCTGGTCGCCGTCGGCCTCGGTGTCTTCGGCAAAGTGCATGAGCCACAGTTCTTCTCGATCAACCTCACCGGCTTCTCCAGCGGAACCGCGGTGAAGTCCTGGCTGGCGACACTCGCCGTGCTGCTGGCTTTGTGCCAGCTCGGCTCGGCGTTCGTCATGTACCGACTGACGCCGGGCGGCCGGGCGCCGGCATGGATCGGCACCGCGCACGTGTGGTCGGGACGGCTCGCGGTGCTGGTGACCGTTCCGGTGGCGGTGCACTGCCTGTATGCCCTCGGGTTCGCCGAGACCGACAGTCGGGTGCTGTTCCATTCACTGTTCGGCTGCTTCTTCTACGGGGCCTTCGTCACCAAGATGATCCTGTTGACCCGCAACGGGCTTCGCGGTTGGGTGATCCCCATCGCCGGAGGCCTCGTATTCTTCGGGCTGGTGTACGTATGGCTCACCTCGGCGCTCTGGTTCTTCCAGACCAGCGGCATGACGTTCTGA
- the lpqB gene encoding MtrAB system accessory lipoprotein LpqB, translating to MKRLLAGLWLLVIVIAGCAGVPSSSAPQAIGTVDRPAPPSLPKPTPGMDPDVLLREFLKATSDPANRHLAARQFLTEAASSAWDDAGSALLIDNAVFVETREPERVSVTMRADLLGSLSDMGVFETREGALPDPGPIELVKTSGGWRIDTLPNGVFLDWQQFQATYKRHTLYFADPTGSTVVPDPRYVAVSEPDQLATELVSKLIAGPRPEMANAVRNLLGPPLKLRGPVTRADGGKMGVGRAYGGARIDLENLATTDPHSRQLLAAQIIWTLNRAGINGPYVINADGAPLDDRFADGWETSDVAATDPGAASGAAAGLHALVGGSLVALDGQRTPRVPGSFGQMSNQVAAAVSRAGQEAASIVALRRGAPDMASSLWVGPLGGSASQVLDARNLTRPSWSLDEAVWVVVDGNNVVRVIQDASGLPARIPVDSTSVSTRFPGVITELQLSRDGTRAAMVIDGQVVLAGVEQTPGGGYALTYPRRLGFGLGNTVVSVSWRTGDDIVVSRTDPQHPVSYINLDGVNSDGPGRNLLMPVTTVAANPSTVYVADGRGVLQLSGSVAEDNPAWTEVRPLMAAGAIPVLPG from the coding sequence GTGAAGCGCCTGCTAGCCGGGTTGTGGCTGCTGGTGATCGTGATCGCAGGGTGCGCAGGCGTGCCGAGTTCGTCGGCGCCGCAGGCCATCGGGACCGTCGACCGGCCCGCGCCGCCGAGCCTGCCCAAGCCGACACCGGGAATGGATCCCGACGTGTTGCTGCGCGAGTTCCTCAAGGCCACCTCGGATCCCGCCAATCGCCACCTGGCGGCCCGGCAGTTCCTCACCGAAGCCGCCTCGAGCGCATGGGACGACGCCGGCAGCGCCCTGCTGATCGACAACGCGGTGTTCGTCGAGACCCGCGAACCCGAGCGGGTGTCGGTGACCATGCGCGCCGACCTACTCGGATCGCTTTCGGACATGGGCGTTTTCGAGACACGTGAGGGCGCGCTGCCCGATCCCGGACCGATCGAACTGGTCAAGACGTCGGGTGGATGGCGCATCGACACGTTGCCCAACGGGGTGTTCCTCGATTGGCAACAGTTCCAGGCCACCTACAAACGCCACACCCTGTACTTCGCCGACCCCACCGGCAGCACGGTGGTGCCCGATCCCCGCTACGTCGCGGTCTCCGAGCCCGACCAGCTGGCCACCGAACTGGTGAGCAAGCTGATTGCCGGTCCCCGTCCCGAGATGGCCAACGCGGTGCGCAACCTGCTGGGCCCGCCGTTGAAGTTGCGGGGGCCGGTGACCCGCGCCGACGGCGGCAAGATGGGCGTCGGCCGCGCCTACGGAGGTGCGCGCATCGACCTGGAAAACCTCGCGACCACCGATCCGCACAGCAGGCAACTGCTTGCGGCGCAGATCATCTGGACGCTGAACCGGGCCGGCATCAACGGGCCGTATGTGATCAACGCCGACGGAGCCCCGCTCGACGACCGGTTCGCCGACGGCTGGGAGACCTCCGACGTGGCGGCGACCGATCCCGGCGCGGCCTCCGGTGCGGCGGCGGGCCTACACGCGCTGGTGGGCGGATCGCTGGTGGCGCTGGACGGGCAGCGCACCCCGCGTGTCCCTGGCTCGTTCGGGCAGATGTCGAATCAGGTGGCGGCGGCGGTGTCGCGCGCCGGGCAGGAGGCCGCGTCGATCGTCGCGCTGCGCCGAGGCGCACCCGACATGGCGTCGTCGCTGTGGGTCGGCCCGTTGGGGGGCAGCGCATCGCAGGTGCTGGACGCCCGCAACCTGACGCGGCCCAGCTGGTCTCTCGACGAGGCGGTGTGGGTCGTGGTCGACGGAAACAACGTCGTGCGGGTCATCCAGGACGCATCGGGATTGCCGGCGCGGATACCGGTGGACTCGACCTCGGTGTCGACCCGATTCCCCGGTGTCATCACCGAACTGCAGCTGTCACGCGACGGCACCCGCGCGGCCATGGTCATCGACGGCCAGGTCGTGCTCGCCGGGGTCGAACAGACACCCGGCGGCGGATATGCGCTGACCTACCCGCGCCGGCTGGGTTTCGGGTTGGGCAACACCGTCGTGTCGGTGTCGTGGCGCACCGGCGACGACATCGTCGTCAGCCGCACGGATCCGCAACACCCGGTCTCGTACATCAACCTCGACGGCGTCAATTCCGACGGCCCGGGCCGCAACCTGCTGATGCCGGTCACGACCGTGGCCGCCAACCCGTCCACGGTGTACGTCGCCGACGGCCGTGGCGTGCTGCAGTTGTCCGGTTCGGTCGCCGAGGACAACCCGGCGTGGACGGAGGTGCGCCCGCTGATGGCGGCCGGGGCGATCCCCGTGCTGCCCGGCTGA
- the mtrB gene encoding MtrAB system histidine kinase MtrB: protein MIFSSRRRIHRRSAPLVRGLGALGRAMSLAWRRSLQLRVVSLTLGLSLAVILVLGFVLTSQITDRILEVKVRAATEEVDRARGTVSGIVGGEETRSLDSSLQLARNTLIDRSGDSGNELAGAFDAVLVVPGDGPRAATAAGPVQQVPDSLREFVKAGQVSYQYATVRTDRFSGPALIVGSPTGSSTSSVTNLELYLIFPLNNEESTISLVRGTMATGGVVLLGLLAAIALLVARQIVLPVRSASRIAERFAEGHLTERMPVRGEDDMARLAVSFNDMAESLSRQITQLEEFGNLQRRFTSDVSHELRTPLTTVRMAADLIHDHSEELDPALRRSTELMVNELDRFETLLSDLLEISRHDAGVAELSVESVDLRSTVQNALDNVGHLAADAGIELIVDTPADEVIAEVDSRRVERILRNLIANAIDHAEHKPVRIRMAADDDTVAVTVRDYGVGLRPGEEKLVFSRFWRSDPSRVRRSGGTGLGLAISIEDARLHQGRLEAWGEPGKGACFRLTLPLVRGHKVTTSPLPMKPVEPEHPPQRTREREPAQETV from the coding sequence ATGATCTTCAGCTCGAGACGGCGCATCCACCGGCGTTCGGCACCACTTGTACGCGGACTGGGCGCGCTGGGTCGAGCGATGAGTCTGGCCTGGCGGCGTTCGCTGCAGCTGCGCGTCGTCTCGTTGACACTCGGCCTCTCGCTGGCCGTCATCCTGGTCCTCGGCTTCGTGCTGACCAGTCAGATCACCGATCGGATCCTCGAGGTCAAGGTGCGCGCTGCGACCGAGGAGGTCGACCGGGCCCGCGGCACGGTCAGCGGCATCGTCGGCGGTGAGGAGACCCGTTCCCTGGACAGCAGCCTGCAGTTGGCCCGCAACACGCTCATCGACCGCAGCGGCGATTCGGGCAACGAACTGGCAGGCGCGTTCGACGCGGTGCTCGTGGTGCCGGGCGACGGCCCCCGCGCCGCGACCGCCGCCGGGCCCGTGCAGCAGGTGCCCGATTCGCTGCGCGAATTCGTCAAGGCCGGCCAGGTCAGCTACCAGTACGCCACGGTGCGGACCGATCGCTTCTCCGGTCCGGCGCTGATCGTCGGCAGCCCGACCGGATCGTCGACGTCATCGGTGACCAACCTCGAGTTGTACCTGATCTTCCCGTTGAACAACGAGGAGTCCACCATCTCGCTGGTGCGCGGCACGATGGCCACCGGCGGCGTCGTGCTGTTGGGCCTTCTCGCCGCCATCGCGCTGCTGGTGGCCCGCCAGATCGTGTTGCCGGTGCGGTCGGCCTCGCGCATCGCCGAACGGTTCGCCGAAGGACATCTCACCGAGCGGATGCCCGTGCGCGGCGAGGACGACATGGCGCGGCTGGCGGTGTCGTTCAACGACATGGCCGAAAGCCTGTCGCGCCAGATCACCCAGCTCGAGGAGTTCGGCAACCTGCAGCGCCGATTCACCTCCGACGTCAGCCACGAGCTGCGCACACCGCTGACCACGGTGCGCATGGCCGCCGACCTGATCCACGACCACAGCGAGGAACTCGACCCCGCGCTGCGTCGTTCAACGGAGTTGATGGTCAACGAATTGGACCGCTTCGAGACACTGCTCAGCGACCTGCTCGAAATCTCGCGCCACGATGCCGGTGTCGCCGAACTGTCGGTCGAGTCGGTGGATCTGCGCTCGACGGTGCAGAACGCCCTGGACAACGTCGGGCACCTGGCTGCCGACGCCGGAATCGAGCTGATCGTCGACACACCCGCCGACGAGGTCATCGCCGAAGTCGACTCGCGCCGCGTCGAACGCATCCTGCGCAACCTCATCGCCAACGCGATCGACCACGCCGAACACAAACCCGTGCGTATCCGGATGGCCGCCGATGACGACACCGTGGCCGTCACCGTGCGCGACTACGGCGTCGGGCTGCGTCCGGGCGAGGAGAAGCTGGTGTTCAGCCGGTTCTGGCGTTCCGACCCGTCGCGGGTGCGCCGCTCGGGCGGGACCGGGCTGGGCCTGGCGATCAGCATCGAGGACGCCCGGTTGCACCAGGGCCGCCTCGAAGCGTGGGGTGAGCCCGGCAAGGGCGCCTGCTTCCGGCTGACCCTGCCGCTGGTGCGCGGCCACAAGGTGACCACCAGCCCGCTGCCGATGAAGCCCGTCGAGCCCGAACACCCGCCGCAGCGCACCAGGGAGCGCGAGCCAGCCCAGGAGACGGTGTGA
- the mtrA gene encoding two-component system response regulator MtrA → MDSMRQRILVVDDDPSLAEMLTIVLRGEGFDTAVIGDGTQALTAVRELRPDLVLLDLMLPGMNGIDVCRVLRADSGVPIVMLTAKTDTVDVVLGLESGADDYVMKPFKPKELVARVRARLRRNEDEPAEMLSIGDIEIDVPAHKVTRQGEQISLTPLEFDLLVALARKPRQVFTRDVLLEQVWGYRHPADTRLVNVHVQRLRAKVEKDPENPQVVLTVRGVGYKAGPP, encoded by the coding sequence ATGGACTCCATGAGGCAAAGGATTCTGGTTGTCGACGACGATCCCTCGCTGGCAGAGATGCTCACCATCGTGCTGCGGGGCGAAGGCTTCGACACCGCCGTCATCGGCGACGGCACGCAGGCGCTCACGGCGGTCCGCGAATTGCGGCCCGACCTGGTGCTGCTCGACCTGATGCTGCCGGGCATGAACGGCATCGACGTGTGCCGTGTGCTGCGCGCGGACTCCGGGGTGCCGATCGTCATGCTGACGGCCAAGACCGACACCGTCGACGTCGTGCTCGGGCTGGAGTCCGGTGCCGACGACTATGTGATGAAGCCGTTCAAACCGAAGGAACTCGTCGCGCGGGTGCGCGCGCGGTTGCGCCGCAACGAGGACGAGCCCGCCGAGATGCTGTCGATCGGCGATATCGAGATCGACGTACCGGCCCACAAGGTCACCCGTCAAGGAGAGCAGATCTCGCTGACTCCGCTGGAGTTCGACCTGCTGGTGGCGCTGGCACGTAAACCCCGGCAGGTGTTTACTCGTGATGTGCTGCTCGAACAGGTGTGGGGGTACCGTCATCCCGCTGACACCCGTTTGGTGAACGTCCATGTCCAGCGTCTCCGGGCCAAGGTCGAGAAGGACCCGGAGAACCCGCAGGTGGTGCTGACCGTTCGAGGAGTGGGGTACAAGGCCGGACCCCCATGA
- a CDS encoding dTMP kinase gives MLIVIEGVDGAGKRTLTNGLRAAFEANRKSVASLAFPRYTRSITADIAAEALHGEHGDLASSVNAMAVLFALDRAGAKAEIADLKAAHDVVILDRYVASNAAYSAARLYQGADGPIVEWVRDLEYGRLGLPEPDRQILLAVPTELAAERAEHRARHEADRAKDAYERDDGLQRRTSEVYAALAAADWCGRWTVAGPDVDPAALASEII, from the coding sequence GTGCTCATCGTGATCGAAGGCGTCGACGGCGCGGGCAAGCGCACGCTTACCAATGGCTTGCGCGCGGCCTTCGAGGCGAACCGCAAGTCCGTCGCAAGCCTGGCCTTCCCGCGCTACACGCGGTCGATCACCGCCGACATCGCCGCCGAGGCCCTACACGGCGAGCACGGCGACCTCGCGTCGAGCGTCAACGCCATGGCGGTCCTGTTCGCCCTCGACCGCGCCGGCGCGAAGGCCGAGATCGCCGACCTGAAAGCCGCCCACGACGTCGTCATCCTCGACCGCTACGTCGCGTCCAACGCCGCCTACAGCGCTGCGCGCCTGTATCAGGGCGCCGACGGTCCGATCGTCGAGTGGGTGCGCGACCTCGAGTACGGAAGGCTGGGACTCCCCGAGCCCGACCGGCAGATTCTGCTCGCGGTCCCGACTGAACTCGCGGCCGAACGCGCCGAGCACCGCGCCCGCCACGAGGCCGACCGCGCCAAGGACGCCTACGAACGCGACGACGGTCTGCAGCGACGCACCTCGGAGGTCTACGCGGCGTTGGCCGCCGCCGACTGGTGTGGGCGGTGGACGGTCGCCGGGCCCGACGTCGATCCGGCGGCGCTCGCCTCCGAGATCATCTAG
- the ahcY gene encoding adenosylhomocysteinase, protein MTELKADTLNGIDFKVADLSLAEFGRKEIRLAEHEMPGLMALREEYHDVQPLKGARISGSLHMTVQTAVLIETLTALGAEVRWASCNIFSTQDHAAAAVVVGPHGTPEEPKGTPVFAWKGETLEEYWWAAEQMLTWEGEPANMILDDGGDATMMVLRGAQYEKQGVIPPAEEDDAAEWKVFLSVLRERFETDKTKWTKIAEAVKGVTEETTTGVLRLYQFEAAGELPFPAINVNDSVTKSKFDNKYGTRHSLIDGINRGTDVLIGGKKVLICGYGDVGKGCAESLAGQGARVAVTEIDPINALQALMDGFDVVTVDQGIAEADIVITSTGNKDIITLEHMRAMKDQAILGNIGHFDNEIDMAALERSGAKRLNIKPQVDQWIFDDGKSIVVLSEGRLLNLGNATGHPSFVMSNSFSNQVIAQIELWTKNDEYDNSVYRLAKHLDEKVARIHVEALGGTLTKLTKEQAEYIGVDVEGPYKPEHYRY, encoded by the coding sequence ATGACCGAGTTGAAAGCTGACACTCTCAACGGAATCGACTTCAAGGTGGCCGACCTGTCGCTGGCCGAGTTCGGCCGCAAGGAGATCCGCCTCGCCGAGCACGAGATGCCCGGCCTGATGGCGCTGCGCGAGGAATACCACGATGTGCAGCCGCTCAAGGGCGCGCGGATCTCGGGCTCGCTACACATGACCGTGCAGACCGCGGTGCTGATCGAGACGCTGACCGCGCTGGGCGCCGAAGTGCGCTGGGCGTCGTGCAACATCTTCTCCACCCAGGACCACGCGGCGGCGGCCGTCGTGGTCGGCCCCCACGGCACGCCGGAGGAGCCCAAGGGGACGCCGGTGTTCGCGTGGAAGGGCGAGACGCTCGAGGAGTACTGGTGGGCCGCCGAGCAGATGCTCACGTGGGAAGGCGAGCCCGCCAACATGATCCTCGACGACGGCGGCGACGCCACGATGATGGTGCTGCGCGGCGCGCAGTACGAGAAGCAGGGTGTTATCCCGCCCGCCGAGGAGGACGACGCGGCGGAGTGGAAGGTGTTCTTGAGCGTTCTGCGGGAGCGCTTCGAGACCGACAAGACCAAATGGACCAAGATCGCCGAGGCCGTCAAGGGCGTCACCGAGGAGACCACCACCGGCGTGCTGCGCCTGTACCAGTTCGAGGCCGCCGGCGAGCTGCCGTTCCCGGCGATCAACGTCAACGACTCGGTCACCAAGAGCAAGTTCGACAACAAGTACGGCACCCGCCACTCGCTGATCGACGGCATCAATCGCGGCACCGACGTGCTGATCGGCGGCAAGAAGGTGCTGATCTGCGGCTACGGCGACGTCGGCAAGGGCTGCGCGGAGTCGCTCGCCGGTCAGGGCGCGCGGGTGGCGGTCACCGAGATCGACCCGATCAACGCGCTGCAGGCGCTGATGGACGGCTTCGACGTCGTCACCGTCGACCAGGGCATCGCCGAGGCCGACATCGTCATCACCTCGACCGGCAACAAGGACATCATCACCCTCGAGCACATGCGGGCGATGAAGGACCAGGCGATCCTGGGCAACATCGGCCACTTCGACAACGAGATCGACATGGCCGCGCTCGAGCGGTCGGGGGCCAAGCGGCTCAACATCAAGCCGCAGGTCGACCAATGGATCTTCGACGACGGCAAGTCGATCGTCGTGCTGAGCGAGGGCCGGCTGCTGAACCTGGGCAACGCGACGGGCCACCCGTCGTTCGTGATGAGCAACAGCTTCTCCAACCAGGTGATCGCGCAGATCGAGCTGTGGACCAAGAACGACGAGTACGACAACTCGGTGTACCGGTTGGCCAAGCACCTCGACGAGAAGGTCGCGCGCATCCACGTGGAAGCACTCGGTGGCACGCTGACCAAGCTCACCAAGGAGCAGGCGGAGTACATCGGCGTCGACGTCGAGGGCCCCTACAAGCCGGAGCACTACCGCTACTGA
- the alkX gene encoding TetR family transcriptional regulator AlkX produces the protein MTGPRDRRVSYAEASRVLLRDSILDGMRDLLLVRDWSSITLSDVAKTAGISRQTIYNEFGSRQGLAQGYALRLADRLVDQIDDAIFTNTGDIYTAFLHGFQDFFTESAADPLVISLLDGSTKPDLLQLITTDSAPIITRCSTRLTDLFMNSWVRASAEDAGVLARAIVRLAMSYVSMPPEADHDVAHDLARLMTPFAERYGVMDTP, from the coding sequence GTGACTGGACCCCGAGATCGGCGGGTTTCCTACGCCGAAGCGTCGCGGGTTCTGCTGCGCGACTCGATCCTGGACGGCATGCGCGATCTGCTTCTCGTGCGCGACTGGTCGTCGATCACGTTGTCCGACGTCGCCAAGACCGCAGGAATCAGCAGGCAAACGATTTACAACGAGTTCGGGTCGCGCCAAGGTCTCGCGCAGGGCTATGCGCTGCGATTGGCCGACCGGCTGGTCGACCAGATCGACGACGCCATCTTCACCAACACGGGCGACATCTACACCGCGTTCTTGCACGGGTTCCAGGACTTCTTCACCGAGTCGGCGGCCGACCCGCTGGTCATCTCGTTGCTGGACGGCAGCACCAAGCCCGATCTGCTGCAGCTCATCACCACTGACAGCGCGCCGATCATCACGCGCTGCTCGACGCGGTTGACCGACTTGTTCATGAACAGTTGGGTCCGGGCCAGTGCAGAGGACGCCGGGGTGCTGGCCCGTGCGATAGTCCGACTCGCCATGAGTTACGTGTCGATGCCGCCCGAGGCCGACCATGACGTGGCACATGACCTGGCCAGATTGATGACGCCGTTCGCCGAACGCTACGGTGTCATGGACACCCCTTAG
- a CDS encoding rubredoxin yields MNEPYRLFVCVQCGFEYDEAKGWPEDGIDPGTRWDDIPDDWSCPDCGAAKSDFEMVEVARP; encoded by the coding sequence GTGAACGAGCCATATCGGCTGTTCGTCTGCGTACAGTGCGGATTCGAGTACGACGAGGCGAAAGGGTGGCCAGAGGACGGCATCGATCCCGGCACTCGGTGGGATGACATCCCCGATGACTGGAGTTGCCCGGACTGCGGTGCGGCTAAGTCGGACTTCGAAATGGTGGAGGTCGCGCGGCCGTGA